The following is a genomic window from Acidimicrobiales bacterium.
CGTGGCGGTGGTGGAAGGCATCTGCCTCGTGGCCACTCCAGCCCTCATACGGGACTTCTCGCCTCAGGTCGGCAGAGCCTCGGCGATGGGTTTCTGGACCAGCGGCCCTGTGCTCGGCAGCGTCGTGGTGTTCGTGGTCGCCAGCCACACGATCGGCGGCAACCCGAGCCCGGCCTTCTGGACGCACGAGTACCACATCTGCGGCATTGCCGGCCTGGTCGTCGCCGCCATCGCCCTCATCGGGTTGCGTGAGCTGTCGCCGGGTCTCAGGGACCAGTTGATGGTCACGATGCACGACAGAGCACTGATAGAGGCCAAGGCCAAGGGCATCGACATCGAAGCCTCCCTGCGCAACCCTTGGGGCCAGCTGCTCAAGGCCGACGTCCTTGTGTCGGCTCTAGGCATCTCGGTCTTCCTGCTGATCTACTACACGGCGGTCGGGTTCGGGCTGATCCTGTTCACCACCGTGTTCGGGTTCAGCGTGCACGACGGTGACGCCCTCGGCAACTGGAACTGGATCCCCAACGCCATCGCCGTCGTCACCATCGGTTTCGTCTCCGACCGCTTCCGGGTGCGCAAGCCGTTCATGATGATCGGCGGCATAGCAGCCGCGGTGATGATGGTCATCTACCTGGAGCAGATCGGAAACCATCCGAGCTACTACTCGCTGGCGATCATCCTCGCGGCCAGTTCGGTCACCCTCGGCATCGCCTACGTGCCGTGGATGGCCAGCTTCACCGAGACGGTCGAGGCCCGCAACCCGGCGCTCACCGCCACCGGCCTGGCGATCTGGGGCTGGACCATCCGCGTGATCGTCTTCGTCTCGTACATGATCCTTCCGTCGGTCATCAACACCGTCACCCCGCTCGTCCAGTACGGCGGCGAGGTTCAGGCATTGGTGACCAAGTACCCGGCGGCGACACTGCCCCCGTCATTGCTCGCTGGCCTCGCACAGAACCCGACCCCGGCACGACTCGCAGAGGCGCACCAGCTGCTGGGACCGAACTACCTGCAGGAGCTGATCGCCCTGAAGAACGCTCCGGCGTCCGATCTCGCCTACCTGCAGGCGCATGGGCCCAAGGTCGCCAGCGCCGCTGCGCACACCGGGGCGCAGTGGAAGAACTGGTTCTGGATCTGCTTCGGCTGCATGATCTTCTTCCTGCTCACCGTCCCGCTCATGCGGGGCAGATGGAGCCCGAAGCAGGCCAGAGCAGACGAAGAAGCCCACGAGGCGATGGTCCAGGCCGAGCTCGCCAAGCTGGGAACGACCGCAACGGCCTGAGGGGTCAGCGAACGGTAAGAGGGGCGGGGCCTGTCGGCCCCGCCCCTCTTACGCGTCTAGCGGACAGTCCGGAAGAAGGCGCGAACCTCGTCGACGAACAAGGCAGGCTGCTCGAAGGCCGCGAAGTGGCCGCCGCGCGGCGGTTCGTTCCAGTACCGGATGTCCTGGAACTGGCGCGCGGCCCAACGGCGCGAGCAGCGGAAGATCTCCTTCGGAAAGACCGATCCGCCCATCGGGACGGCGATGGGGTCGAGGATCGGGTCGTTGAAGGACTCCCAGTACATCCGTGCCGACGATGCACCGGTGGCCGGCAGCCAGTAGAGCATGACGTTGTCGAGGATCCTGTCGGCGCCCAGGGCACCGACAGGATCGCCCGCGGTGTCGCTCCACGACCAGAATTTCTCGAGGATCCACGCGCACTGGCCGGCCGGCGAGTCGACGAGCGCGTAACCGAGAGTCTGCGGCCGTGTCGACTGCTGCTTGGAGTAGCCGGAGTCGACCGCCATGTACGACTGCACACCGGCAAGCGCCGACTGCTCCATTTCCGTCGGCTCCCCATCGTCGGGGCCCGGGAAGCCGATGATCATGTTCAGATGGATGCCGGCGACATGGTCGGGATCCTGAAGCCCGATAGCCGTGGTCACCATCGCCCCCCAGTCGCCGCCCTGCGCCCCGTAGCGGTCGTAACCGAGCCGCGCCATGAGCGTGGCCCACGCCCGGGCCGTGCGCTTGACACTCCACCCCGTCGAAGCGGGCTTGCCGGAGAAGGCGTAGCCCGGGAGTGAAGGCACCACGACGTGGAACGCGTCCGACTCGTTCCCGCCGTGGGCGGTGGGATCGGCGAGCGGCCCGATCACCTCCAGGAACTCGACAAACGAACCCGGCCAGCCGTGAGTCAGCACCAGTGGTATCGCACCCTCGTGTGGTGAGCGGACGTGAACGAAGTGGATGTCCAGCCCGTCGATGCGCGTGAGGTAGTGGGGCAAGTCGTTGAGCCGGGCCTCACGGGCGGACCAGTCGTAGCCGTCCGACCAGTAGGCGCAGAGCGACCGCACGTATTCGAGAGGAGCTCCCTGTGACCAGTCGCCGACGGTCTCGGCCTCGGGCCAGCGGGTGTTGAGCAGCCTCGAGCGCAGATCGTCCAACGCATCCTGTGCAACGGAGATCTTGAACGGCGTGATGTCCTCGGCCAACGCGACTGCCTCCGTCTTTTTCCCGATGTTGGGCCGCTACCGTAGCCGTCGATGGATCAAGCCGAGCAGCCGACGGGACCACTCGCCGGCGTGCGTGTGCTCGACCTGACCTCGGTCGTCATGGGCCCGTACGCCACCCAACTGCTCGGAGATCTCGGCGCCGACGTGATCACGGTCGAGCCGGGCCGCGGTGAGACCAATCGTGCGATGGGCCCGGGCCCGTCACCCCAGTTCTCGGGCATCTCCCTCAACCTCCTGCGCAACAAGCGCAACATCGCCGTGAACATCAAGCACCCCGACGGCCGCGGCGTGATCCTCGACATCGCCGCGACGTGCGACGTCTTCATCACCAACCTCCGGCCCGGCGCACTCGCCCGTTCGGCGCTCACCTACGACGACGTGCGCTCCATGAGGCCAGACATCGTCTACTGCCATGCACACGGATACCCGACCGGGTCCGAGCGGCAGGACGATCCCGCCTACGACGACATCATCCAGGCGGAGACCGGCATCGCCGACGCGGCCGCGCGCGTCGGCGGCATCCCGCTGGTCGCTCCGACGATCATGGCCGACAAGGTGTGCGGCCTGACTATCGCCTACTCGGTCATCGCCGCCCTCTACCGGCGTGCACTGACCGGCGAGGGCGACCGCGTGGAGGTTCCGATGTTCGACACGGCGACGTCATTCATGCTCGTCGAGCACGGCTCGGCCGCGATCCCACGGCCTCCACTCGGCCACGCCGGCTACCCGAGAATCCTCACGCCCAACCGGAAGCCGTGGCCGACCAAAGACGGCTGGATCATGGTCCTGCCCTATACGCGTGATCACTACGACTCGATCTTCACCGCGACCGGGCGCACCGACATGCTGGGTGACGAGCGTTACGCGACGGGCCGAAATCGCATCGCCAACTCGGGGTTCCTGTACGACCAGGTCGGGCAGATGCTCACCCGGCGGACGACGGACGAGTGGCTCGCCTTCTTCCGGGAGCACGACATCCCCGCCGGTGCCGTCGGTTCGCTGGACGATCTCGTGGAGCAGCTACCCGAGAGCGATCATCCGCATGTCGGCCGGTACAAGGTCATCCCCCCGCCAGTTCGTTTCGCCAGCGCGCCGCAGAACGTCCGCCGTCATGCGCCTCGTATCGGCGAGCACACCGAAGAGGTGTTGCTCGAGATCGGCTACGACCAGGCGGATGTCGCGGCACTGCGCGCGTCCGGTGCGCTCGCAAGCGCTGCAGCCGAGTTCTCCTGAACCGGCCGCGCGGTAGCGAGTGCCATCGTAAGAGTGAACAACGCGAACGCCAGGAGCACGTCGCCGAGGAACCACCCGGTCAGCTTCAACCCGATCGTCAAGCCGAGCTGATTTGCCTGTGCCGGGCTGATGCCCGCGATCGAGGGCGGGACGGCCTGGTCGACTTGCGCGACCGCTGCGACGAACTGCGCTGCGAGCATCCCGAGCACGCCGGCGGTTGCACCTGCGGACAGGTGCCGGTCGCGCCATATCCACAGCGCCGCGAGGATGGGCACCAAGGCTATGGCTACAGCGGACAGGACGTTGCCAGTGACCACCTGCCACGGCAGGGCGAACGCGTCGCCGAGGTTGAAGGAGAATCCCCGTCCCGTCACGGTGCTCGCGCCTTCGTAGTGGTCCCACGCGGGCAGGAACAGACCGGCCGTCGCGAGGCTGAGCACGGCGACGCCGACGACGGCAGCGGCTCTGGGCACCGGGGGGCGCTCGGCCGGGACGCCCGCTGGTGCATGTCCGGCGCGAGTCGATCTGCGCACCGCGATCGCCGCCACGATCGCTCCGGCCGCGCCTACGAACCACGCGGCAACCATGAGCCACATACCGGCGCCGGCTTGTGACGTGCCGTAACGGAAGACCTCACCGAGGTCAGAGAGCCTGAAACCGGCTTCTGCCGCGGCTGCGCCGATCGCGATGCCCGCGGCTGCCCTCACCCGCGCGGGGCTCGAGAGTCCGAACCCGAGGGCGAGGGCCCAAACACCGGCCACCACGCCGTACAGGGCGACCTGGTCGGCCTGCGAAGCGATCGACTGGGGGGAGTCGCCGGCGAAGTAATTCGGGAACATCGCTACGACGTGGAGCACGACCGTGGAGGCCAGGAGAGCTCCGGCCGCTAGCTCCAGGGCGGAGGGGTGGCGCCGGTGGTCCATGCCGGACATTGTTGCAGTGCAAGGTGAACAGAAGCTGAGCGCGGGCCCCTATGACGATGTCGCAGATATGCCCGTCGGTGCGCCGACCACCGGACCGGGACCGCTTGCGGGACCGAGCTGCGCGGCCGGCACGGCCACCGACGACCGCAGCGCCAAGTTGGCCAGGTCCGACGCGTCGCCCACGTACACCACGTAGCGGCCTGCCGCCACCGACCAGGACCCGATGGTCCCGGGCGCGCCGCTCCAGGTGGCCAGGTCGCCGGCGGAGACCGCGAACCGGACGGGCGTGCTCTTGCCGGGCAGGAGGTCCAACCTCGTGAAACCTCTCAACTGGCGCGGTGGCTCTCCGGTCGAGGATGGAAGCCCGATGTAGCACTGCGCGACGTCGCTGCCCTCACGCGTACCGACGTTGGCGACGCGCGCGGTCACGGTCAGGCCCGGTCCCTTCCCCACCTTCACCTGGAGGTTCGAAAAGCGGAACGTCGTATACGACAGTCCGTACCCGAAGGGAAACTGTGGTTGAGCGCCGGTGCTGTCGTACCAGCGGTAGCCGACGTCGATGCCGTCGTCGAAATACGTGGGTCCTTTGAGCGACGCGAACTCCCCCGCGGCAGCGTCGGGGCGGGGCCCGCCCGGAGCCGGCCAGGAGACCGGCAACTTGCCCCCCGGATCGACGGCACCGGTGAGCAGGTCCACCAGTGACTGCCCGGCCTGCTGCCCCGGGTACCAGGTCTCCAGGACCGCAGCGACAGACCCCAGCCACGGCATGTAGACCGGCGCTCCGGACTCGATCACCACGACGGTGCGCGGGTTGACCGCTGCAACGGCCGCGACCAACGCGTCCTGGTTGCCAGGCAACGAAAGAGTCGTGCGGTCATGGCCTTCGGACTCGACATCGTGGACCACGACGACGGCGACCCGGGCGGTGCGGGCCAGCCGTTGGGCGACCGCCAGGTTGGCGCCGTCGGTATACGACAGGCGTGACCCGATCGTGTCCTGGAGGGCGTCCAGCGCGGTGGTCACCTGCCGGGAGCGCACGTGCATGGCGCCGTGCCCGGCTGTCATTGGACTGCCGCCGTTGGGACCGATGAGAGCGACGGTCGCGGTGGGGTCGAGCGGTAGGACGCCGGCATTCTTGAGCAACACCGAACCCTCGTCGGCGGTCTGTAGAGCCACCGCTTGATCGGCCGCGGTCGACACCGCCGCGTTCGGTTGGAGCTGATGGGGCGAAGCGATCAGGTCGAACCTGAACAGCACCTCGAGCAAGGGTCGGACCAGCGAGTCGAGCTCGGCCTTGGGCATGGTGCCGGCCGAGACCGCCGCGGCAATCGCAGCCGGCTGGTAGAGCCGCGTGCACTTGACCTGCGATACGCCGGCGGCGAGCGAGGCAGGCTGGTCGAAGATCGAACCGCAGTCCGAGCGCACGAAACCGGCAAAACCCCAGGCGCCGCGAAGTTGGTCGACAAGCAGCGCCTGGCTCTGGCAGGAGGGCACGCCGTTGATGAGGTCGTACGCGCACATCACACCGCCCGGGTGCGCATGCTGGATCACGGTGGACCAGGCGGGAAGGTAGATCTCGTGGAGTGCACGGTCGGCGACGACGACGTCGTCGCGGAGGGTGCCCCTCCCGGTCTCCTGGTTGTATGCGGCGTAGTGCTTCACCACTGCGACGACGCGGTGGCTTTGAATACCGTCGACGAGTGGCACCGACAGCGACGCCGTGAGGTAGGGATCCTCCCCGAGCGACTCGTACGCCCGCCCCCACAAGGGATCCCTCTCGATGTTGATGGTCGGAGCGAGAGCCATGTCGACACCGACCGCCGCGTCCTCGGCCCCGATGACCTGCCCGTACGAGCGGGCCAGGCCGGGGTCGAACGCTGCCGCGTCGGCGATGGGCGCAGGGAGCTGCGTAACCCCGACGAACTGGCCGGCGGCAGTCCGCCACCCACTGCCGACGCCGGCGGCCCCGTCCTGCTCGGTGATCGCCGGAATGCAAAGCGAGGGGATCGCGGGGCTCAAACCCTCGAAGGGATTTGCCGAGCTGCCCCCCCAGTAGAGGTGCAGCATTTCCGCCTCCTGCAGAGGCGTCATCGCCGACAGCAGCATCTGTGCCCGCTGGCCAGACGGGAACGAGGAATCCATCCACGGGCACGCCGTCGAGAGCTTCGCCCCGCCGGCCGCGCCCGGCGCGGCCCGAGGGGCTCCGCCGTCGTCGCCCGACGCGGGCCCGACCGCGGCAAAGACGCCACCAACGAGGGCGGTCGCCGCCGCGGCGGCCGCCAGCGCCGGGCGCCACAACGGTGGCCGGTTCCGATCGCCGCTGAGGTTTTCCATGCTCCTTCGCGTGGAAGTGTGCCAAGAACGTGTCGGCTTGTCCGGTCGCGCCGTTCAGTAAGTTCTCAGCTACCCGCCGTGCGAAGGGCGTACGAATGCCGCCAGTCGGCGAGCAACGACCTGACCGCCGTCACCAGGGCGATCGGCTGGTCGAGCATCACGTGGTGGTAGGCGAGGGGGATCTCGATGACCGGCGCCGTGCGGCCGAGCAGCTCGTACATGTGGGCCCCGATGTCCGGGGTGACCAGGCCGAACTCGGCGCGCAGTATCGCCACCCGGCAGTTGACACCGCCCAGAACCCGCGGGTCGAACTCACCGAGGTTGTTGAAGAAGGTGGGGTCGAACTTCCAGCTCCAGCCGCCGGGTACCTGGTGCACCGAATGCTGCTTGACGTGCTCGACGACATACGGAAGCAGAAACGGTTGGTCGGGAACGGTGCGGAACCTCAGCAGGGCATCCTCGCGGGTGGGGTACAAGCGCAGTGGGCCGAATGCCTGGTGGTTCGTGTTCGCCTCCTGCTCGGGCGTCGGCTCGCGCACAGGCGAGTCGATGATGATGATCCCTTCGAGATCGTTCCCGTGGCGCGCCGCGGCGTGGAAGGTGACGAACCCGCCGAGGCTGTGGGCGAGGATGACAGGCGGTTGCGGTGACGCCGACGTTGCGAGAGCGGCGACTTCGGCCGCCCATTGGGGGAAGGTGTAGATCGGCCGGCGCCCGCTGTCGCCGTGCCCGGACATATCGATCGCTGTGACGCAGCATTCGTTGGAGAAAAACGGAGCTACGTGGTCCCACCATCTGCTGTGTGCTCCGCCCCCGTGGACCAGGAGCAGCCCGGGAAGAGCGGTGTCACCCCAGCGCCGGAAGGCGATCGGGCACCCGTCGACGAGTAGCTCGCCTGTCTCGACCGGTTGGTCCAGCGCCCACGTGAACCATTCGGGCACATCCGCGGCGGGGCCGGTCATCCAAAGCAAGGTAGTTGAGTGAACCTTTTGGGGGCGCCAGGGGTTGTATAGGTCGATGAGAGGTTTGGGGGGTTCTACAGGCCGCCACGAGGACAGCCTCGAGCAGTGGCTCGCCGACGGCTACGCGCCGGCGTACCGGACCGCATTCCTGATCCTGCGCAACCCCGCCGACGCTGAGGAGGCCGTGCAGGACGCATTCTTGAGGGCCTGGCGGTTCCGCGCCGCCATCCCGGCCGGCGAAGGTGTCCGCCCCTGGCTGTACCGGGTGGTCGTGAACTCCTGCCTGAGCAAGCTGCGCTCCGACCGGGGGCGCCGCGAGAACACGACCGGCTTCTCGGATCTGGCAGCCCTGTTGGCGGAGGACGGTCCCGGTCCAGAGATGTCCGCCCTGCAAGCAGATGTACACGGCGCGGTGCTCGACGCGCTGGGAAGGCTGCCGGAGCATCTGCGGGTGGTCGTTGTCCTCCGCTACTACGCGCAGCTGAGCGAGCGGGAGATCGCCGCGGTGATCCACCGGCGCCCGGGCACCGTCAAGAGCCGCCTGCACGACGCCAAGGCGATCCTGGGCTCTGACCCGGCGCTGGCAGCGTACGAGCCGGTCGGTGCCGGTGCCGTCCGCGCCGGCGACTCAGAAGGAGCAGCCGATGGTTGACGACCTAACGCTCGAGCGGCTGCTCGGCGACGCTGCCGATGCGATCACGGTTCCCCCGGACGGCCCCGAGCGGGTGCTCGCCGCCCGAGGTGCGACGGCTCCCGTCCGGCCGCACCTGTCCCGCCGGTGTCTGGAGTGGCTGCGCCGCCGGCCGCTTCGCACGGCGGCGGTCCTGGTCGCGTCGACCGTGGCCGTAGGTTTGGTTGCCGGCGTGGCCTCGAACAGCGGCGGCTCGGGCCCGAGCGGATCCGCTGCCCACACGGCGGGCATCGGCCAACGGTCACCGGCGACCCAGAACAGCCAACAGGGCACATCGAGCGCGGCGTCGGGGGCGGCCTTGCCGTCACCCGCTTTGCCGTCCGGCGCCGCTCAGCCCAGCACCCCGAATCTGGTGCCTTCATCGAGCCAGGCCAAGGTCGTCAAGACGGGATCCATGACATTGCAGGTCGCATCGGTGGAGCCCGCCATCGACCGGATGACGTTCCTCGCGGGGAGTGTCGGTGGTTACGTGGCGTCGTCGACGACGAACGTCCCCGGCGCCGGGCAACCCTCGAGCGGTGACATCACGTTGCGGGTTCCGGAGGCGTCGTTTGAGTCTTTTGTCACGCAAGTGCGGTTATTGGGCAAGCCTTCCCAGGTGACGGTCTCGGGCCGGGACGTGACTTCCCAGTACGCGGACCTCAAAGCGCGGCTGCAGGCGCTGCAGTCGACGATCAACCAGCTGCAGCTGATCGAGACGAAGGCCCAGACGATCGGGGACGTTCTCGCCGTCGAGCAGCAGATCAGCGCGGAACAGACCCAGGCCGACCAGATACAGGGGCAGATCAACGTGCTGGACGACCAGACGACCTACGCCTCCCTGTCGGTGCACGCAGTCGAGCAACAGAAGAAGTCGGCCGCAGCACCGCCACCCCCGAGCGGCATATCCAAGGCGTGGGACCACACCCGGCACAGCTTCGCCCATGGCGTCGAGAGTGTCATCGGGGCGCTCGGCGGCATCGCTGTGTTCCTCCTCTTCGCCGGTCTCTTGGTCGGCTTGGCCCGGATCGGATGGCTCGCGCTGCGCCGGCGTCTCGTGTAGGAGCACAGCGCCGGCCCCTCTGCGCAGCGCGCCGGACGCAGGTGTAACTGCACCGCTTACCCCACTTGCCGTATCGTCGGACGCCATGAGATCGGCGTTCGCCCCAGGGCGGGTCAACCTCATCGGCGATCACACCGACTACACCGGCGGATACGTGCTCCCCATGGCCATCGACCTCGGCATCACGGTCAGCGTCGACCCGGGGGGCGACCGGGTTGTGCTCAAGTCGTCCATCGAGGCCGACGTCGTAGACCTGCCCATCCGCCTGTCGGACCCGCGATCGGTCAACGACGGCTGGGGACGGTATGTGGCGGGGGTCATCGCGGAGATCCGACCGGTCACCGGCGCGACCGGTACGGTGAGCTCTACCCTGCCCTCCGGCGTCGGGCTCGCGTCGAGCGCCGCCTTGGAAGTCGCGGTGGCGCTGGCGCTCGGTTATGCCGGGCCGCCGGCCGACCTGGCCGTCGCGTGCCAGCGCGCCGAACAGCGCTCAGCGGGCGTCCCCTGCGGCGTCATGGACCAACTCGCGTCCGCGACGGGAGTGGCCGGCCACGCCCTGCTGATCGACTGCTCGAGCAACGAGGTGAAGCCGATCGCGTTCCCCGACGGCTGCGAGATCGTGGCCATCCCGTCCGGGGAGCAACGCAAGTTGGCCCGCTCTGCGTACGCGGAGCGCCGGTACGCCTGTGAGCAAGCCGAGTACTACCTAGGACCGCTTCGGTCCGCCGCCCTCGTCGACGTCGCCAAGCTCAACGACCCGATCCTCCGCAGCCGCGTGCGCCACGTGGTAACCGAGAACAGCCGCGTCCTCGAATTCGCTCAGCTGTTCCGCTACGGAAAGCTAGTGGAGGCCGGAAGGTTGATGTACGAGAGCCACCGGTCGCTTCGCGACGACTTCAACGTCTCGACGCCGGCCCTGGATTCGATCGTCGAGCGCCTGATGGCGACGCCCGGTGTGTACGGGGCGCGCCTGACGGGGGCCGGTTTCGGAGGATGCGTCGTCGCGCTGACACGGCCCGGGGTGCTGTCGGAGGGTTGGCGCCTCGAACCGTCCGACGGGGCACGGATCCTCTAGTCCCCGACATCGACGTCCCGTTCGCCGGGACGGGCAGGTTGGGCCTGCTCGCGCAGCGACCGTACTCTCTGGGGACCGGACCCACCGGAGAGGGCGAGGAAGAGTCTCATGCCAGTGCGTTCACTGGGGTACCTGCGGATCGGCAGCGAGGACATCGAGGCGTGGCGCCGTTTCGCCGGTGAGTTCCTCGGGCTCATGGAGGAGCGCGGCGACAACGCGGACGCCCTTTACTACCGGATGGACGACTACCCGCCCCGGCTGGTCGTCTCGCCGGCGGCCCAGAGCGGGGTCGAGGCGATCGGATTCGAGGTGCTGAACGGCAAGGAGCTCGCCGGTCTCGCAGCCGCAGTCGAAGCGACTGGAACCAAGGTCGTGCCTCTGGACGCCGTGGAGTGCCGCGAGCGGCGCATCACGGAAGGGGTGCGTTTCGACGATCCCGCCGGGAACCCGGTGGAGCTCTTCTGGGGAGTGGCGCTCAGCCACAAGGCGGTCTCGACTCCCCTGGTCAGCGGGTTCGTGACCGGCAACCAGGGGATGGGGCACGTGGTGATCACCGTGTCCGACGGGCCGGCCGCCTTCGAGTTCTACACCTCGGTGCTCGGGTTCCGGGGGCGCAACACGCTTCGCCTCCCGGCCGCACCCGCGGCCGACGGCAGCCCTCGGTTCGAGACGTTGTGGTTCCTCGGCTGCAACCCGCGCCACCACACGGTGGGCATTCTGCCGATGGCAGGGCCTGGGAGACTCGTCCACTTCATGGTCGAGGCCGGGACCCTCGACGACGTGGGGCGCGCGTGGGACCGAGCCGAGCGGCTCGACGTCCCGGTGATGCAGACGCTGGGAAGGCATACCAACGACAAGATGGTGTCGTTCTACGTGATCAGCCCCGGCGGGTTCGCGGTGGAGTTCGGCTTCGACGGGCTCCAGGTGACCGAGGAGGAGCCGGTTTACGAGATCACCGAAGGCGCCTTCTGGGGCCACAAGTTCGTCAACTTCCCGTCGCTCTAGGACCTCATCGCCGGCGCGCCACAAAGACCGGGATGGTCCGGTCGGTCTTCTGCTGGTACTCGGCGTACGGCGGGAACGCGGCCACCGCCCTCTCCCACCAGAGCGCCTTCTCGTCGCCGGTCACCTCGAGCGCGTCCGCGTCGAACGGCTCGGGTCCATCCTGGATCATCAGGGCGGTGGGATCGGACGTGACGTTGTAGTACCAGACCGGGTTCTTCGGGGCGCCGCCCATCGAAGCAACCAGCGCGTATTCGCCTCCGTGCTCCACGCGCATCAGGGCGAACTTCCGGATCTTGCCTGACTTTCGTCCCTTGGTGGTGACGATGATGACCGGCAGCCCGGTATCGCGGAGCGTGTTCGCGCGCTGGC
Proteins encoded in this region:
- a CDS encoding VOC family protein; the protein is MPVRSLGYLRIGSEDIEAWRRFAGEFLGLMEERGDNADALYYRMDDYPPRLVVSPAAQSGVEAIGFEVLNGKELAGLAAAVEATGTKVVPLDAVECRERRITEGVRFDDPAGNPVELFWGVALSHKAVSTPLVSGFVTGNQGMGHVVITVSDGPAAFEFYTSVLGFRGRNTLRLPAAPAADGSPRFETLWFLGCNPRHHTVGILPMAGPGRLVHFMVEAGTLDDVGRAWDRAERLDVPVMQTLGRHTNDKMVSFYVISPGGFAVEFGFDGLQVTEEEPVYEITEGAFWGHKFVNFPSL
- a CDS encoding nitroreductase family deazaflavin-dependent oxidoreductase; amino-acid sequence: MPLQGEYEPSPSQWVRDQVAEYEASGGQRANTLRDTGLPVIIVTTKGRKSGKIRKFALMRVEHGGEYALVASMGGAPKNPVWYYNVTSDPTALMIQDGPEPFDADALEVTGDEKALWWERAVAAFPPYAEYQQKTDRTIPVFVARRR